In Carya illinoinensis cultivar Pawnee chromosome 7, C.illinoinensisPawnee_v1, whole genome shotgun sequence, the following are encoded in one genomic region:
- the LOC122315048 gene encoding cyclin-D2-1-like has protein sequence MAPSFDSAVSSLLCSEENSIFDENDYGTAEEFETTWRYRNRRNHSQDRAYGDGDGLPLQSDECLAMMVGKECQHLPAVDYLKRLRRGDFDLGARRQAVDWILKVHAHFSFGPLCAYLAINYLDRFLSAYEFPKSKSWTMQLLAVACLSLAAKVEETEVPLSLDLQVGDAKFVFEARTIQRMELLVLSTLRWRMQAVTPFSFIDYFLCKIIGDPTPLRTSILRSIQLILSTLKGIDFLEFRPSEVAAAVAIAVAEETQTIDTETATSLLSQHVEKERVLKCIMMIRDFLLINNGSVKNTTVSIPSVPQSPIGVLDAACLTYKSDEVTVDSCASSSQSSPDAKRRKLNRTFEVGL, from the exons ATGGCACCAAGTTTTGACTCTGCAGTTTCAAGCCTTCTTTGTTCGGAGGAGAACAGCATTTTCGATGAAAACGATTATGGAACAGCGGAGGAGTTTGAGACCACGTGGCGTTATAGGAATCGTCGAAACCATAGTCAAGACCGGGCCTATGGTGACGGCGACGGATTACCGCTGCAGAGTGACGAGTGTTTGGCTATGATGGTCGGAAAGGAATGCCAACATTTGCCTGCTGTTGATTACTTGAAGAGGCTGCGGAGAGGAGATTTTGACTTGGGAGCTAGAAGACAAGCTGTTGATTGGATTTTGAAG GTTCATGCCCATTTCAGCTTTGGACCTCTGTGTGCATATTTAGCTATAAACTACTTGGATCGCTTCCTTTCTGCTTATGAATTTCCT AAGAGCAAATCTTGGACAATGCAATTGTTGGCCGTCGCATGTTTATCTCTTGCTGCCAAAGTGGAGGAGACAGAAGTTCCCCTATCTCTAGATTTGCAG GTGGGTGATGCAAAATTTGTGTTCGAAGCAAGAACAATTCAAAGGATGGAACTTTTGGTTCTGAGTACCTTGAGGTGGAGAATGCAAGCAGTTACCCCTTTCTCGTTCATAGACTACTTCCTTTGCAAGATCATCGGTGATCCAACCCCACTAAGAACATCAATCTTGAGATCAATCCAACTCATATTAAGCACACTTAAAG GGATTGATTTCTTGGAGTTCAGGCCTTCAGAGGTTGCAGCAGCGGTGGCAATAGCTGTTGCAGAAGAAACCCAAACAATAGACACGGAGACAGCAACTTCTCTTCTCAGTCAACATGTAGAAAAG GAGAGAGTGCTCAAATGCATCATGATGATCCgtgattttttattaattaataacggTTCTGTTAAGAACACGACTGTTTCAATCCCATCTGTTCCCCAAAGCCCAATTGGGGTGTTGGATGCAGCATGCTTGACCTATAAAAGTGATGAGGTTACGGTTGATTCATGTGCAAGTTCTTCACAAAGTAGCCCGGATGCTAAAAGGAGGAAGCTAAACAGAACCTTTGAAGTGGGGCTATAA
- the LOC122315740 gene encoding pentatricopeptide repeat-containing protein At5g18475, which translates to MKTPTVFVKFVAVCFSRHRLFSTSPPSAPLSSLPWISPLRLSKATLTKPDPPTESITAMVESQRKHKYISHEFAINLIKRERDPQRALGIFNTVTEQKGFNHNSATYATILEKLARSKKFQAVDAVLRQMTYETCKFHEGIFLNLMRHFSQSSLHERVLEMFHAIQPVVREKPSLKAVSTCLNLLVESNRIDLAREFLLHSRKRLKLNPNSCIFNIMVKHHCKNKNIESAFEVFNEMKKSKISHPNLITYSTLMDGLCESGRLKEAVDLFEEMVSKEQILPDALTYNVLINGFCRAGKVDRARKMMEFMRKNGCNPNVFNYSTLMNGFCKEKKLLEAKEVFDEMKSFGLKPDTISYSTLINCFCRAGKVDEATELLEEMKEKECKADSVTFNVILGGLCREGRFETALDMLEKLPCDGVYLNKASYRIVLNFLCQKGELKKATELLYLMLGRGFLPHYATSNELLVRLCKAGMVDDAAVAMFELMEMGFKPEPDSWAHVLELICKERKLLSTFELLDELTVREL; encoded by the coding sequence ATGAAAACCCCAACAGTATTCGTGAAATTTGTGGCAGTATGTTTTAGCAGGCACCGGTTGTTCTCCACTTCACCTCCTTCAGCACCGCTGTCTTCACTTCCATGGATTTCTCCTCTTCGATTGTCAAAAGCCACCTTGACCAAACCAGACCCTCCAACAGAATCTATTACTGCCATGGTAGAATCTCAAAGGAAGCACAAGTATATATCTCATGAATTTGCCATCAACTTAATCAAACGTGAGAGAGATCCACAACGTGCCCTGGGAATATTCAACACCGTGACAGAGCAAAAGGGTTTTAATCACAATAGTGCCACTTATGCAACTATCCTCGAGAAGCTTGCCCGGTCCAAGAAGTTTCAGGCTGTTGATGCGGTTCTTCGTCAAATGACTTACGAAACTTGCAAATTTCATGAAGGTATATTCCTTAATCTCATGAGGCATTTTTCACAATCCTCTCTGCATGAAAGAGTGCTCGAGATGTTCCATGCAATCCAGCCAGTTGTTCGTGAAAAACCCTCTCTCAAAGCCGTCAGCACATGTCTCAATCTCCTAGTTGAATCAAACCGGATTGATTTAGCACGAGAGTTTCTCTTGCATTCAAGGAAGAGGCTCAAATTGAATCCAAATTCTTGCATTTTTAACATCATGGTTAAACACCATTGTAAGAACAAGAATATTGAATCTGCCTTCGAAGTTttcaatgaaatgaaaaaatcaaAGATTTCCCATCCTAATTTGATTACGTATTCAACCCTGATGGATGGCCTTTGTGAAAGTGGAAGACTCAAAGAAGCAGTTGATCTGTTCGAGGAAATGGTCTCAAAGGAGCAGATCTTACCTGATGCCCTAACTTACAATGTTTTGATCAATGGGTTCTGCCGTGCAGGAAAAGTTGATCGTGCTAGGAAGATGATGGAATTTATGAGGAAAAATGGATGCAATCCTAATGTATTCAATTACTCAACCCTGATGAATGGATTTTGTAAGGAGAAAAAACTGCTAGAGGCCAAAGAAGTTTTTGATGAGATGAAGAGCTTCGGTCTGAAACCCGATACAATTAGCTACTCGACTTTAATTAATTGTTTCTGTAGGGCTGGAAAAGTCGATGAAGCTACGGAGTTGCTCGAagagatgaaagaaaaagaatgcaAAGCTGATTCCGTGACCTTCAATGTGATACTTGGAGGGCTGTGCAGAGAAGGTAGGTTTGAGACGGCTCTTGATATGCTTGAGAAACTGCCCTGCGATGGTGTTTATCTAAACAAAGCTAGTTACAGGATTGTGTTGAATTTCTTGTGCCAAAAAGGTGAGTTGAAAAAAGCCACGGAGTTGTTGTATCTGATGCTGGGTAGGGGCTTTCTGCCACATTATGCAACCTCAAACGAGTTACTAGTTCGTCTTTGTAAAGCTGGAATGGTGGATGATGCAGCTGTCGCAATGTTTGAATTGATGGAGATGGGTTTTAAACCAGAGCCTGACTCGTGGGCTCATGTGCTGGAATTGATTTGCAAAGAAAGAAAGTTGCTATCTACATTTGAACTGCTCGATGAATTGACTGTTAGAGAGCTTTGA
- the LOC122315741 gene encoding chaperone protein DnaJ has translation MMWDEWDDNVTDHEQPDQDSHLNFDFLSALSKPKDYYKILEVDYDATDDAIRSNYIRLALKWHPDKKKDQDSATSRFQEINEAYQVLSDPAKRREYDKKGMLYAYDYNIIEYLHRYKGLILTCNGLGIKHSIW, from the exons ATGATGTGGGACGAGTGGGACGACAATGTAACTGACCACGAACAGCCCGACCAAGATTCCCACCTTAATTTCGATTTTCTCTCTGCCCTGTCTAAGCCGAAG GATTACTACAAGATATTAGAGGTGGATTATGATGCTACGGACGATGCCATTCGATCCAATTACATTCGCCTAGCGCTA AAATGGCATCCGGATAAGAAAAAAGACCAGGACAGCGCGACTTCCAGATTCCAAGAGATAAACGAGGCCTACCAGG ttttGAGTGATCCTGCCAAGAGGAGAGAATATGACAAGAAAGGAATGCTATATGCCTATGATTATAATATAATC GAGTATCTCCACCGTTACAAAGGTCTTATATTGACATGCAATGGTCTTGGGATAAAGCATTCAATATGGTAA
- the LOC122316592 gene encoding protein CutA, chloroplastic isoform X1, with amino-acid sequence MASTLCCRTSSSLSIVSASGLRRRLPLVGAFCVLSFGLSNLCLSYNSPLKTGCAQSLPFANLLRSKFSGQSPAKSVHTFRMEGSSNTVPSIVVYVTVPNKELGKKLAESIVREKLAACVNRVPGIESVYEWKGEIQTDNEELLIIKTRQSLLQDLTEHVKANHEYDVPEVIALPITGGSLQYLEWIKNSTRD; translated from the exons ATGGCATCCACGCTTTGCTGCAGAACCTCATCATCCTTGTCCATCGTCTCCGCATCCGGACTACGACGCCGCCTGCCTCTGGTTGGGGCCTTTTGCGTGCTTAGCTTTGGTCTCTCCAATCTCTGCCTCTCCTACAACTCTCCCCTCAAGACGGGCTGTGCTCAGTCTCTTCCCTTTGCCAATCTCTTACG ATCGAAGTTTAGTGGCCAATCGCCTGCCAAGAGTGTCCATACTTTCAGAATGGAAGGGAGTAGCAACACTGTACCCAGCATCGTCGTCTATGTCACTGTCCCCAACAAAGAACTGG GTAAGAAGTTGGCTGAAAGCATTGTCAGAGAGAAACTTGCTGCTTGTGTAAACCGTGTACCAG gTATTGAATCTGTGTACGAGTGGAAGGGAGAG ATCCAGACAGATAATGAGGAACTTCTTATAATCAAAACTAGGCAATCCCTTTTACAAGATCTCACAGAGCATGTCAAGGCAAACCATGAGTATGA TGTGCCCGAAGTAATTGCGTTGCCTATCACCGGTGGCAGTCTCCAGTATCTAGAATGGATCAAAAACAGCACAAGGGACTGA
- the LOC122316592 gene encoding protein CutA, chloroplastic isoform X2, translating into MASTLCCRTSSSLSIVSASGLRRRLPLVGAFCVLSFGLSNLCLSYNSPLKTGCAQSLPFANLLRSKFSGQSPAKSVHTFRMEGSSNTVPSIVVYVTVPNKELGKKLAESIVREKLAACVNRVPGIESVYEWKGEIQTDNEELLIIKTRQSLLQDLTEHVKANHDVPEVIALPITGGSLQYLEWIKNSTRD; encoded by the exons ATGGCATCCACGCTTTGCTGCAGAACCTCATCATCCTTGTCCATCGTCTCCGCATCCGGACTACGACGCCGCCTGCCTCTGGTTGGGGCCTTTTGCGTGCTTAGCTTTGGTCTCTCCAATCTCTGCCTCTCCTACAACTCTCCCCTCAAGACGGGCTGTGCTCAGTCTCTTCCCTTTGCCAATCTCTTACG ATCGAAGTTTAGTGGCCAATCGCCTGCCAAGAGTGTCCATACTTTCAGAATGGAAGGGAGTAGCAACACTGTACCCAGCATCGTCGTCTATGTCACTGTCCCCAACAAAGAACTGG GTAAGAAGTTGGCTGAAAGCATTGTCAGAGAGAAACTTGCTGCTTGTGTAAACCGTGTACCAG gTATTGAATCTGTGTACGAGTGGAAGGGAGAG ATCCAGACAGATAATGAGGAACTTCTTATAATCAAAACTAGGCAATCCCTTTTACAAGATCTCACAGAGCATGTCAAGGCAAACCATGA TGTGCCCGAAGTAATTGCGTTGCCTATCACCGGTGGCAGTCTCCAGTATCTAGAATGGATCAAAAACAGCACAAGGGACTGA
- the LOC122316591 gene encoding 14-3-3-like protein GF14 kappa, producing the protein MASTVPENLSRDQYVFLAKLAEQAERYEEMVQFMQKLVLGSTPASELSVEERNLLSVAYKNVIGSLRAAWRIVSSIEQKEEGRKNEEHVVLIKDYRSKVESELSEVCDSILRLLDSNLVPSALASESKVFYLKMKGDYHRYMAEFKVGDERKAAAEDTMVAYKAAQDIALTGLAPTHPIRLGLALNFSVFYFEILNQSDKACGMAKQAFEEAIAELDTLGEESYKDSTLIMQLLRDNLTLWTSDAQDQLDEP; encoded by the exons ATGGCGTCGACGGTTCCCGAAAACCTATCCCGAGACCAGTATGTATTCCTGGCCAAGCTGGCCGAGCAAGCCGAGCGCTACGAGGAAATGGTTCAGTTCATGCAGAAGCTGGTGCTCGGCTCGACCCCGGCCTCTGAGCTCTCCGTGGAAGAGCGGAACCTGCTCTCCGTGGCCTACAAGAACGTGATCGGCTCGCTCCGAGCCGCGTGGCGCATCGTCTCTTCGATTGAGCAGAAAGAGGAGGGGCGCAAGAATGAGGAGCACGTGGTCCTAATCAAGGACTATAGATCCAAGGTTGAGTCCGAGCTCTCCGAGGTCTGCGACAGCATTCTCAGGCTCCTCGACTCCAATCTTGTGCCTTCCGCCTTGGCCAGCGAGTCAAAGGTCTTCTATCTGAAGATGAAGGGGGATTATCATCGGTACATGGCTGAGTTCAAGGTCGGGGATGAGAGGAAAGCCGCGGCTGAGGATACTATGGTCGCGTACAAGGCTGCTCAG GACATTGCGCTTACGGGTCTTGCTCCAACGCATCCGATAAGGTTGGGTTTAGCGCTCAATTTCTCGGTGTTCTACTTCGAGATTCTCAATCAGTCGGATAAAGCGTGCGGCATGGCTAAACAG GCATTTGAGGAGGCCATTGCCGAGCTAGACACTTTAGGAGAAGAGTCATACAAGGACAGCACCCTCATCATGCAACTGTTAAGGGACAACCTCACTCTTTGGACTTCTGATGCACAG GACCAGCTAGACGAGCCATAG